Proteins encoded together in one Papio anubis isolate 15944 chromosome 3, Panubis1.0, whole genome shotgun sequence window:
- the LGI2 gene encoding leucine-rich repeat LGI family member 2, producing MALRRGGGGALGLLLLLLGAACLIPRSAQVRRLARCPATCSCTKESIICVGSSWVPRIVPGDISSLSLVNGTFSEIKDRMFSHLPSLQLLLLNSNSFTIIRDDAFAGLFHLEYLFIEGNKIETISRNAFRGLRDLTHLSLANNHIKALPRDVFSDLDSLIELDLRGNKFECDCKAKWLYLWLKMTNSTVSDVLCSGPPEYQEKKLNDVTSFDYECTTTDFVVHQTLPYQSVSVDTFNSKNDVYVAIAQPSMENCMVLEWDHIEMNFRSYDNITGQSIVGCKAILIDDQVFVVVAQLFGGSHIYKYDESWTKFVKFQDIEVSRISKPNDIELFQIDDETFFVIADSSKAGLSTVYKWNSKGFYSYQSLHEWFRDTDAEFVDIDGKSHLILSSRSQVPIILQWNKSSKKFVPHGDIPNMEDVLAVKSFRMHNTLYLSLTRFIGDSRVMRWNSKQFVEIQALPSRGAMTLQPFSFKDNHYLALGSDYTFSQIYQWDKEKQLFKKFKEIYVQAPRSFTAVSTDRRDFFFASSFKGKTKIFEHIIVDLSL from the exons ATGGCGCTGCGGAGAGGCGGCGGCGGGGCGCtcgggctgctgctgctgctgctgggcgcCGCGTGCCTGATCCCGCGGAGCGCGCAGGTGAGGCGGCTGGCGCGCTGCCCCGCCACTTGCAGCTGTACCAAGGAGTCCATCATCTGCGTGGGCTCTTCCTGGGTGCCCAGGATCGTGCCGGGCGACATCAGCTCCCT GAGCCTGGTAAATGGGACGTTTTCAGAAATCAAGGACCGAATGTTTTCTCATCTGCCTTCCCTGCAGCTGCT ATTGCTGAATTCTAACTCATTCACGATCATCCGGGATGACGCTTTCGCTGGACTTTTCCATCTCGAATACCT GTTCATCGAAGGGAACAAAATAGAAACCATTTCAAGAAATGCCTTTCGGGGCCTCCGTGACCTGACTCACCT TTCTTTGGCCAATAACCACATAAAAGCACTACCAAGGGATGTCTTCAGTGATTTAGACTCTCTGATTGAACT agatTTAAGGGGTAATAAATTTGAATGTGACTGCAAAGCCAAGTGGCTATACCTGTGGTTGAAGATGACAAATTCCACTGTTTCCGACGTGCTGTGTAGTGGTCCACCAGAGTATCAGGAAAAGAAGCTGAATGATGTGACCAGCTTTGACTATGAATGCACAACTACAG ATTTTGTTGTTCATCAGACTTTACCCTACCAGTCGGTTTCAGTGGATACGTTCAACTCCAAGAACGATGTGTACGTGGCCATCGCGCAGCCCAGCATGGAGAACTGCATGGTGCTGGAGTGGGACCACATCGAAATGAATTTCCGGAGCTATGACAACATTACAG GTCAGTCCATCGTGGGCTGTAAGGCCATTCTCATCGATGATCAGGTCTTTGTGGTGGTAGCCCAGCTCTTCGGCGGCTCTCACATTTACAAATACGACGAGAGCTGGACCAAATTTGTCAAATTCCAAGACATAGAGGTCTCTCGCATTTCCAAGCCCAACGACATCGAGCTGTTTCAGATCGACGACGAGACGTTCTTTGTCATCGCAGACAGCTCGAAGGCTGGTCTGTCCACAGTTTACAAATGGAACAGCAAAGGATTCTATTCTTACCAGTCACTGCATGAGTGGTTCAGAGACACGGATGCAGAGTTTGTTGATATCGATGGAAAATCACATCTCATCCTGTCCAGCCGCTCCCAGGTCCCCATCATCCTCCAGTGGAATAAAAGCTCTAAGAAGTTTGTCCCCCATGGTGACATCCCCAACATGGAGGACGTACTGGCTGTGAAGAGCTTCCGAATGCACAATACCCTGTACCTTTCCCTCACCCGCTTCATCGGGGACTCCCGGGTCATGAGGTGGAACAGTAAGCAGTTCGTGGAGATCCAAGCTCTTCCATCCCGGGGGGCCATGACCCTGCAGcccttttcttttaaagataatcACTACCTGGCCCTGGGGAGTGACTATACATTCTCTCAGATATACCAGTGGGATAAAGAGAAGCAGCTATTCAAAAAGTTTAAGGAGATTTATGTGCAGGCGCCTCGTTCCTTCACAGCTGTCTCCACCGACaggagagatttcttttttgCATCCAGTTTCAAAGGGAAAACAAAGATTTTTGAACATATCATTGTTGACTTAAGTTTGTGA